The window TTCAATCAATGAAAACCAATTCTTTTCTAAAGATAGAGCACCTCATTGTCGGATCTTTGTGGAGTTGCTGAGGGGGTTTCTTCTTGTTCGTTGAGCCTCTCGTGAACATTGTATAACTCCATCACTTTGTCATAGTTATCAGTCCACCATTTCTGAGCTCGACATTTATTGAACATCTCACGACTGAGAAACAACCAATTGTCaatttcttatataaaatttgtagTTACTAAATGGCGTAACATATCAAGTAATGGTTAGTTCAACATTTCCCTGTAATAATCTCCACTTTAGTCAAGGTGCTTTAAGTGAAATCAAACTTGAGACATCAACCTCTTAATTCAAGACTTTTACcacttttttcaattttgagAACTAGACTTTAGCACGATATTTGACAGTGGAATCGAGATCCTTACTATTTGAGCAACCCTGATTGGGTTTTCTCGATATCAAATAGGGAAGTTTCGAAAACCTATTATTGAATAAATCTCAGATTGGTTTCTCAAATATATGCCAATTTGAAAACAAATGGAGTCTAATCACATCATAATACAGATCCAAAGAGAAATCAGCCAAATTGACCATATCCAAATGAAATGGGGCCAAGTAGAGAGAATCTATTATTGAATCATTATTTGATGTCAACTCAACTGTAAAAGTTGGACCAAAACATACACATtccaattttaaatatcaatttagtGAGGTATGATGAATAATAATGATTAGAATTGCTAAACCTGTCTCCCTCCCCCACAAACCCTAGTGTTCAATAATCAATTGGGCATAGCATGCTGAATTAAGAGgataatataatatcatcagATGATGATGGCCGGGTCATGAAAAAGATAATGATACTAACCTGAACCGAATGCGTTTCAGATCATTGCCACCTTGAGGACGGGAAACAAAAGTGATTAGAACACCAGGCTCCACTTGTGCCACCCATTCCTTTACTTCATCTTCCTCAATAAACAATGCAGAGTCAGTCCTACCGCTAATTGATGCAGTCGATGGAGTTCCTTCTGCACTCGAAAGATCTTTCAATCTAGCCTCCATATCCTTCTTCCACATCATTGGAGTTGAAATAGCAGTACCAGCTCTTTGATAAGAACAATGAAATTTCTCCGAAAGTGATGCCGAATCTGAACCTGCATACTCATTTTTGTTCTGATTATTTCGATTTGATGAACCTGAACACGGTTTGCAATGTTTGTATGCTCCAGAAGCTTTTAGGGCTATATCCTTGATCTATAAAATTCAGTTGAAAAAGCCTTTAATATCACCATATTATATTCAATAGAACAACTGAAATTGATTGAGAAAAACCTGCGCGGTGAGTGCTTTAATGGCTTGTTTCGTTCTCGGAGTGGAGGCGGTGTCTGCTTCTTCTGTATCCTGATGCGTCCGTGATCCATTTCCGATGTGCTGTTGCTGCTTTGAACAAGCTATACAGGTGAGCATTTTCGAGATCTTTTCCCAATCAAActgaaacagaggaagaaggaAATGGAATCTGTGAATGAATATAAACAATACAAGGAACATTCAGGaagaaatacaaaaaaaaaaaaattgaagatctGGAAGAGAAAAAGGTGTATTGTTTGTTCCTTACCAATAGATTAGCGCCAATTAGCAGAATCTATCTGGCGTCTTCTCCACGGAATGATCCTGTCATAGTTTCAGTAAGGTTTACAAGAGCGAGGTAGATCCTGAATCTGCCGTGTTAACAAGAAAAATCCTGAAACAGGAGTCGTCAGTGGTTGGATTTGGGCGACGTTTTAGGTATTCCAAATTCGTGATTcgctctttctttctctctctctctttctcagTCCCTAAGTAAACATGGAAGCCAAAGAGAGGGAaggattctctctctctctctctataatagaaaaaatgataaacaaaTACTTCTCTCCTTAGCTAGGGCCCTCACTTTCTCTTTCTCACGGCGCCATTCATGTGAGATTATTATCGGGAACTTCAAATGGAGAAGATGATCGACTGTACAAGCAAGCAAATCTTCAAATCTGCAATCGTATTCAATGCTTATTCATTCACTACAATTTTCCTCTCAATATCAAATCAGatttgaatattcaaaatttttattacaGCATTTAATtccttccttttttttttttttttttttttttttgccattTTCTTAACGGTACAAAATCATTCTTTAATTGATAaacttttttcaaattatttattcataatcttagatattttaaaaatattttaagctgttacaaatcaaataaatgggTAAATCTTCACAAAAGATAATATAAGTTATTGTCTAATTAATGAGAAAAATTTAAGGTCTTATATGATTGTTAATTATAAGAGTAAAAGAATTAATagtgtaaatttaaaaataaaataaaataaaatttgaccaTACTataattgttatattatatattatataatatcaaCGACTCTATATTCATATTTAGGGAATTAGATGCATTATATATTGagtttgtttaataattttttttggatacaTTCTATAATtcatattcaataattttttaaatatatctctatacatgttaaaatatatagGGATATTATCAACTCTCCTACTAGtatagtaaattaattatttcaaaagaGATTTccaactaattaaatataagaattgataaacaataattaaaaacttaaagattttaaataattacacaaattatttgttttgagtGTGTAACATTTTGAGTCACTCATTTTGTGTTACTTatattgttgaatttaaaaaatcatttggtAAATTTTGTAAactgtaaaaataaattttgaagtGTTTCtctcactaattttttttttgacactTTTGGTGAGttatttttttacaagtttTCTATTTATTTCGGGTAAACTTTTGTgggaatttttattattttcttatacatttctattaaaattttcagCTTCTACATATACGATTGATTGTAATTCAATCCTCTTGAATCAAACTAACATGGAGAAACACACAAATTTCATTGCAGTCAATAATAGAAAGGGAATTGAGACACAATAGTCGGGTAATACAGAAAGTGGAGGACAacattttcacttttatttttttttggtagaaAATGATCGCaaaaggtttttacaaaaaagtATAAGTTATTCACAACCAGATGCTGATAGAAATGATCTGGAATGACGATGATCTAATCAAAGATATTGATTTCTCAATGAACCAATTTGAATCAAACTTCACGGCCTCACTTAAGGCTTATCCACGAAAGACGCTAGCCGAAGAATCGTGGCTGATCTAGGAGAAATAATAAAGATTGATGTACAATCGATCAATCAGAAAGATATCTAATTTTGTTAGGATCCAAGTCAACATTGATGTAACGAAACCGATCAAGACATATATGAATATCACGAGAAGACAAATCAGATATCTAGTTAACTTACAAATACGAGAAGTTGGTGATGTCTGCGTTGGTTGCGGTACACGTGAACATGATGTCAAGGAAAGTTCTTACCTAGGAGATCAAGAGGGAACACAATTAAGATTTTGGCTTAAAACTTACTCATCTAGCACAACTCCACTACCTGCAATGGTAAACTCTAAAAGTCTAACGTATTGCTTATGTCTAATAGGATCTGATCAACTTGCGTCG is drawn from Impatiens glandulifera chromosome 3, dImpGla2.1, whole genome shotgun sequence and contains these coding sequences:
- the LOC124931221 gene encoding protein Brevis radix-like 3; translated protein: MLTCIACSKQQQHIGNGSRTHQDTEEADTASTPRTKQAIKALTAQIKDIALKASGAYKHCKPCSGSSNRNNQNKNEYAGSDSASLSEKFHCSYQRAGTAISTPMMWKKDMEARLKDLSSAEGTPSTASISGRTDSALFIEEDEVKEWVAQVEPGVLITFVSRPQGGNDLKRIRFSREMFNKCRAQKWWTDNYDKVMELYNVHERLNEQEETPSATPQRSDNESSKIESDKKGGLVVTSPSPIHSCCVHNTGISPRTPSHPNTNARKLDDDGSSSIRRSSSSRGDGDDHRSISNASDMETEWVEQDEPGVYITIRALPDGTKELRRVRFSRERFGEMHARLWWEQNRARIQEQYL